The genome window TCTTCGGCAGGTGCACGGTGATGAAGTCGGAGACCTCCAGCAGCTCGTCCAGGGTGAGCAGCTTGACGCCCATCTGAGCCGCGCGGGCGGCCTGGATGTAGGGGTCGTAGGCGACGATCTTCATGCCGAAGGCCGACATCCGCTGGGCGACCAGCACGCCGATCCGGCCCAGGCCCACCACGCCGAGGGTCTTCTCGGAGAGCTCGACGCCGGTGTACTTGTTCCGCTTCCACTCGCCGTTCTTGAGCGCGGCGTTGGCCGGGGCGATGTTGCGGGCCACCGAGATCAGCAGGCCGCAGGCGAGTTCGGCGGCGGTGACGATGTTGGAGGTGGGCGCGTTGACCACCATCACGCCGGCCTTGGTGGCGGCGGCGACGTCCACGTTGTCCAGGCCCACGCCGGCCCGGGCGACCACCTTGAGGCTCCTGGCGGCGGCCAGCGCCTCGGCGTCGATCTTGGTGGCGGAGCGGATCAGGATCGCGTCGACGTCGGCGATCGCGGTCAGCAGCTCGGTGCGGTTCGCGCCGTCGCAGTGCCGGATCTCGAAGTCCGGGCCCAGGGCGTCGACCGTGGCCGGGGACAGCTCTTCGGCGATCAGTACCACGGCGTTCTTGGAAGTGACAGTGCTCACGACAGTTGTCCTTACTGTCCGGTTCTCCCCCACCGCACGCACGAGGGTGGGCGCGGCCGGAACGCAGGCCGGCAGGGCAGCGGGGAGTTTGGTGGCATGCCGCGTAGATAGACGCACGACGCTGTGGGCCTGACGCGCACTCGGAAGTGTATCGACGGACCGGGCCGTTGCCTGTGCCCGTGCGGCGAAATCACCCGCACGGGACCCGACGGGTTGTACAGCGGGGGCGGGACCGCTCGGCGGTCCCGCCCCCGCTGGTACGAACGCGCCTGATCAGGCGTTCTTGACCCAGCTCATCAGCTTGCGCAGCTCGCGGCCGGTGGTCTCCAGCAGGTGGTCGGAGTCCGCCTGCTTGTACTCGTTGTACTTCGGCAGGCCCGCCTTGTACTCGGCGATCCAGGTGTTGGCGAAGGTGCCGTCCTGGATCTCGGCCAGGACCTTCTTCATCTCGGCCTTGGTGTCGGCGGTGATGATCCGCGGGCCGGTGACGTAGTCGCCCCACTCGGCGGTCTCGGAGACCGACCAGCGCATCTTCTCCAGGCCACCCTCGTACATCAGGTCGACGATCAGCTTGAGCTCGTGCAGGCACTCGAAGTAGGCGATCTCCGGCTGGTAGCCGGCCTCGACCAGGGTCTCGAAACCGGCCTTGACCAGGGCGGCGGTGCCGCCGCAGAGCACGGCCTGCTCGCCGAACAGGTCGGTCTCGGTCTCCTCGGTGAAGGTGGTCTTGATGACGCCGGCCTTGGTGCCGCCGATGCCCTTGGAGTAGGACAGCGCCAGCGCGAAGGCGCCGCCGGTGGCGTCCTGCTCGACCGCCACGATGCACGGGACGCCGCGGCCCTCCTCGTACTGGCGGCGGACCAGGTGGCCCGGGCCCTTCGGGGCGACCATGCAGACGTCGACGTCCGCCGGGGGCTTGATGAAGCCGAAGCGGATGTTCAGGCCGTGGCCGAAGAACAGGGCGTCGCCCGCCTTCAGGTTGGGCGCGATGTCCGCCTCGTAGACGTCGGACTGGATCGGGTCCGGCACCAGGATCATGATGACGTCGGCCTCGGCCGCGGCCTCGGCGGGGGTGACCACGCGCAGACCGGCCTCCTCGGCGGCGGCCCGCGACTTGGACTCCGGCTTCAGGCCGACCCGCACGTCCACGCCCGAGTCGCGCAGCGACAGCGCGTGGGCGTGGCCCTGGCTGCCGTAGCCGATGACCGCGACCTTGCGGCCCTGGATGATGGACAGGTCGGCGTCGTCTTCGTAGAACAGCTCGGCCACGGTGGGACTTCTCCTTGCGTGTTCGCGGTGCTGTGAACCACCGCGCGGGGATGGAATTCAGTAGGTGGTGAGGCGGCGTCAGGCGCTGCGGTCGAGCGCGCGCAGCGACCGGTCGGTGATCGAGCGCGCACCGCGGCCGATCGCCACCAGGCCGGACTGCACCAGCTCCTTGATGCCGAACGGTTCCAGCATCCGCAGCATCGCCTCCAGCTTGTCGGAGCTGCCGGTCGCCTCGATGGTCACGGCGTCCGGCGACACGTCCACGGTCTTGGCGCGGAAGAGCTGCACGATTTCGACGACCTGGGACCGGGACTCGTTGTCCGCCCGGACCTTGACCAGGACCAGTTCCCGCTGGATCGCAGCGGACTGGTCGAGCTCGACGATCTTTATCACGTTGACCAGCTTGTTGAGCTGCTTGGTGACCTGCTCAAGCGGCAGGTCCTCGACGTTGACCACGATCGTCATCCGGGAGATGTCCGGGTGCTCGGTCGGGCCGACGGCGAGGGAGTCGATGTTGAAGCCCCGCCGGGAGAACAGTGCGGCGATGCGGGCCAGCACGCCGGGCTTGTTCTCGACCAGGACGGAGAGGGTGTGCTTGGAGGACATGGCTCTGGTTCCCTAGGTCCGATGGGGCGTCAGTCGAGGTCGTCGCTGAAGTCGGGGCGCACGTCGCGGGCGAACTGGATCTCGTCGTTGCTCGCGCCGGCCGCGACCATCGGCCAGACCATGGCGTCCTGGTGCACGATGAAGTCGATGACCACCGGGCGGTCGTTGATCTCCATCGCCTGCTTGATCACGGCGTCCAGGTCCTCCGGCCGCTCGCAGCGCAGGCCGACGCAGCCCATCGCCTCGGAGAGCAGCACGAAGTCGGGGATCCGGGTGCCCTGCGGCGGCGGGGCGACCCCGTCGTGGCCGGGGCCGGAGTGCAGCACCGTGTTGGAGTAGCGCTGGTTGTAGAACAGGGTCTGCCACTGGCGGACCATGCCCAGCGAACCGTTGTTGATCACCGCGACCTTGATCGGGATGTTGTTCAGCGCGCAGGTGGCGAGTTCCTGATTGGTCATCTGGAAGCAGCCGTCGCCGTCGATCGCCCAGACCGTGGCGTCCGGCACGCCCGCCTTGGCGCCCATCGCCGCCGGCACCGCGTAGCCCATGGTCCCGGCGCCGCCGGAGTTGAGCCAGGTGGCCGGCTTCTCGAAGCCGATGAACTGCGAGGCCCACATCTGGTGCTGGCCGACGCCGGCCGCGTAGATGGCCTCCGGGCCGACCAGCTGGCCGATCCGCTCGATCACCTGCTGCGGCGACAACTCGCCCGCGGGGGCGGGCTCGTAGCCCAGCGGGTAGGTCTTCTTCCACTCGTTGAGCTTGGTCCACCAGTCCGCGTAGTCGCCCTTGCGGCCGGCCTCGTGCTCGGCCT of Kitasatospora viridis contains these proteins:
- the ilvN gene encoding acetolactate synthase small subunit, producing the protein MSSKHTLSVLVENKPGVLARIAALFSRRGFNIDSLAVGPTEHPDISRMTIVVNVEDLPLEQVTKQLNKLVNVIKIVELDQSAAIQRELVLVKVRADNESRSQVVEIVQLFRAKTVDVSPDAVTIEATGSSDKLEAMLRMLEPFGIKELVQSGLVAIGRGARSITDRSLRALDRSA
- the ilvC gene encoding ketol-acid reductoisomerase, producing the protein MAELFYEDDADLSIIQGRKVAVIGYGSQGHAHALSLRDSGVDVRVGLKPESKSRAAAEEAGLRVVTPAEAAAEADVIMILVPDPIQSDVYEADIAPNLKAGDALFFGHGLNIRFGFIKPPADVDVCMVAPKGPGHLVRRQYEEGRGVPCIVAVEQDATGGAFALALSYSKGIGGTKAGVIKTTFTEETETDLFGEQAVLCGGTAALVKAGFETLVEAGYQPEIAYFECLHELKLIVDLMYEGGLEKMRWSVSETAEWGDYVTGPRIITADTKAEMKKVLAEIQDGTFANTWIAEYKAGLPKYNEYKQADSDHLLETTGRELRKLMSWVKNA